CCGGGCCGTCTACGGCTCCATCGACCGGTTCCTAGGCATCTTGATCGAGCATTACGCCGGGGCGTTCCCGCTGTGGTTGGCGCCAGTGCAGGCGATCGTCGTACCGGTCGCGGACCGCCATGCCGACGACGCGCTCCGGATCCGGGATCGTCTGGCGGCCGCGGGCATTCGAGCGGAAGCGGACGTGCGAAGCGAAAAGCTGGGGTACAAGGTGAGAGACGCGCAGCTTCGGAAAATTCCTTACGTCGCGGCGGTCGGAGACCGTGAGATCGCGGACGGCGTTCTGCAAGTCCGCGAACGGGGGCGGGACGAACAAAAGACGCTCGGCGCGGAGCGATTGCTAACGATGCTGTCGGAGAAGATCAAGCGTCGCGAATGATCTTGACGACTATGCGACTTCCGACTACGATGGTAGGAAAACTTTGGCAGGTGACCGCGAATGAGGATGGCGTTCGTTCTGTTCGACAAGATGACTTTGTTGGATTTCTCGGGGTTTTGCGAAGCGGTGACCTGGCTGCGGATGCTGAACGCGTTCGACGACGTTACCTGGGAGTTCTGCGCCGATCGAGAGCAGGTGACGGACGATCGAGGATTGACGATGCGCGCCGGCCGCGTCTCTCCGAACTTGTCCGAGTACGACCTCGTGTTTATTCCGGGCGGCATGTCCACGCGTCAGCTCCGGTACGATGCCGCGTTCCTGGATTGGATTCGAACGGCGAAGGACGTTCCCTACCAAGTGTCCGTATGCACCGGAGCGTTGATCTGGGGAGCAGCGGGCTTCCTGGAAGGCAAGCGCGCGACGACGAATCCGTCCGCTTACGAGCTGCTTGAGCCGTACTGCGCTGAAGTGGCGAAGGAGCGGTTCGTAAAAGACGGGAACGTCTTTACGGGCGGCGGCGTGTCGGCTTCGATCGACCTTGGGCTGTATGTCGTCGAATCGCTCGCGGGTCCCGACGTCGCGAAGCTGGCGCAGGCGAAGCTGGACTATCCGTATTACACGCTTCAGTCGTAGGATCGTTACGGTTTTACGGTTCCATATACGCGATATAGGCATAATCCAGTTCGTCGCCGGCCGGCGTCGCAAGTTGAATCGACAGCAGTCTGTCGCGTTCGGCCGGGCGGAGGTCGCTCGTCTTCAGGACGACGACCTCGACGCCGGTCCGGCGCGGAGCGCCGACGACGACGATCTGATTCCCCGCCGTATAGAGACGAAAAACCGAGGTTTGGAAGACGACGAGGTATAAGTCTAAATCCGTCTCGTTCTGAAACATCGGGAACGGAACGCCGACGTTCCCCTTGAACGTAAGCTCGCCCGAAATTCCGATGTCATAGGTCGGGAACAGCCGGTGCAGGGCATAGTGGATGCGCGTCGGCACGTAGCTCCATCGGCCGCCCCAATACGTACTGTGCCAATGTTCCTCATACACCGGCCGGACGTAGTCGGCGTCTTGGCGGATCGTCCGAAACGGAATGAGCCTGCCCTTCTTTATGACGTCTCGGATCGGCACAACCTTCGTCGGGGCATGCCTTGCCAGCTCTTCCTCCTCCGGCAGCGCCTGCATCGTCACGGGCTCCGGAGGCTCCAGTCGGCGCAGCCGCCGCTCCAGCCGTTCGACGGCAGTCGATTCCGGCGCGGCCGCGGCGATCGAGACGGAGAGAAGCAAGGGGAGTACGACGCAACCGACGACGAGCGCGGTCCGCCGCGGCGTCTGCGACTTCATGGGTATCACCTCGCTCTTAGCTTGCCGACGAGCGGACGTTCGTATGCAGTATTTTCCAGAGGGATGTGGCATAATTTTCCTAGGGACGGTACGATAGGGTAAGGTTTGTAGGTATAGGGAGGAGTCGATTCCGATGAAGCTGCTATTGCTGCTATTTCTGGCGCTCTCCGGATGCATGCAGAGCCCGGGAGAGCGCGGTGCTTCGGATCCGGTCAAGCCGATCGACGAACGGCCGGCCGCCGCGGAGACGAAGGAGGGCGAATTCGTCTACCGTCTCGTAAGCGAAAGGAGCGAATACGAGAGCGGCGGCGAAGTGGTCTTATACGCAGAGCTGATATATACGGGACCGGAGGAATCGGTCACGATTTATCACGCCGCCTCTCCGTTTTCTTTTCCGATTCGCGAGACGACGAGAGGGTACGAGATCGGGTATATGATGAACCAACCCTTGCTGCATACGGAGCTTCGCCGGAACGTGCCGCTTCGCGAGACGTACGTCAAGAGCGGCGGCTTCGGCGAACAAGACGAACGGGAGTACGTCGAGTTTATGAAACGATTTTGGAAAGAAGGGTTTCCCGAAGGCGAGTACATTGTGAACGGATCCGCGGATTTCTTCGTCGGGAACGGCCCGGACGATTCGGACAAGATCGATTATCGAATCGAAGCGACGGTCTCGTTCGCCGTTAAGGGGAGTTAGGTCGGGGTTGACGACGAAAATGGAGGATTCGGACATGACGCGCGATCTCGACGCCGATCACCGTCCATGGCCGCTGCCGCAGCGCCCGTGGGTCATGAAGCAAACGTGGGACAGGCTGCTGTTCGCGCATTGGCCGGTTCGGCCGGACGAACTCCGCGACCTGATCCCTAGGGAGTTGACGCTGGACACGTTCGACGGCGCCGCTTGGGTCGCGGTCGTGCCGTTCGGCATGAGCGGCATTCGCCTCCGGGGACTGCCGCCTATTCCGGGAACGGCGGCGTTCCCGGAGATCAATGTGCGAACGTACGTCGCGCATCAAGGAAAGCCGGGCGTCTATTTCTTCAGCTTGGACGCGACGAATCCGGTGGCGGTCGCGTCGGCGCGTCGCTTCTTTCGCTTGCCGTACGTACGGGCGGACATCTCGGTCGATTCGACCGCGGAAGGCGTCGTCCATTATCGCAGCCGACGCACGCACCGGAACGCGGCGCCCGCCGAATTCGTCGCCTGGTACGCGCCGGTTTCCGAGCCGTTCCGCGCCGCGGCCGGAAGTTTGGAACGGTGGCTTACGGAGCGTTACGCCTTATACACCGTGCGTCGAGGCGACGTCTATCGAGGGGATATCCACCACGATCCGTGGCCGCTGCAGCTCGCGCAAGCCGACATCCGAACGAATACGATGGCCGCGGCGGCGGGAATCGCGCTTTCGGACGCGCCGCCGCTGCTGCATTACGCGCATAAGCTCGACGTGTTGTTATGGACGCTGGAGAAGACGTTGGAGAAAGGCTAACCGCGTTGTTTGTTTTTACAAATATTGTTGTTGAAGTTGTCGGAGCCGGTCACGGATATCGTCCACGAGCTCGGCCGGCTCTATGACCTCGGCATCCGTCCCCATGCTTAGGAAGAGGGAAGCGAAGTAGGAAAGATCTGGCTTCGGAATCCGGCCGGCGTAGCTGCCGGACCCGTCCTCGTTCACCTGGATGCCGTCGGCCATCCATTCCTCCGCTATGGCGCGGCGCACGCCGTTCCTCGTCAACCTCACCTCGAGCGAAACCCACCTGAAGAAGGTATCCGACGCATGCCGCCGCCAATCGCCCAAGTGAACGTCGGCTGACGGCACGTCCGACGGTGCGTCCCCGTCCGGCTCCGCCTCGAGAATTCGATCCGCCCGGAACAAGCGATAGTCTTCCCGGAGACGGCAATACGCCGGGCAGTACCAGAATCCGTTCTCCGCATAGACGCCTACCGGGTGGATCGTTCGCTCCTGCGCGCCTTCCTTCGAGTCGTATACGATCCGCAGCGGCTGCCGTGCGACGGACGCCGACAGCAGCAGCTTCAGATGGGGCGAGCCGACCGGCCGCTTCGGAATCTTGAACTCGATTCGATGCCGCATGCTGTCGATGCGCTGCTTGGCGTCCGCTGGCATATAGGAATAAAATTTTGCCAACGCCGTCCGCGTCTCGGCCTCGAACGGAAGCTCCCCGAGCTGCTGCAGCGACTCGTACGCGAGGAACATCGCGGCGGCTTCTTCTTCGGTGAACGCGATCGGCGGGAGCAGGCGCTCCTTCATGAGCCGGTACCCTCCATGCGGCCCGACCTCGGAATACAGCGGCACCCCGATCGCTTCGAGCTCTTGTAAGTCCCGAAGGATCGTCCGCTTCGACACGCCGAACGCTTCCGCCATTTCCCCGGCCGTAAACTGCCGCCGCCGGTTGATTTCCACGAGCAGCTCCATCAATCGTTGCGATCTCGTCATTTTATTTTCCATCCATCTCCGTATTGGTGAAAAGAATTGTCACTATTATATGATACTTTAGTTCTTGGGCAAACCAATCCATCGAAGACGAAGGAGTGTTCGTAGATGACGAACGGAACGGCGAAGATGAAGGAGCAGTTGTTCGAGGAGTTTGAGCTTGGGATGCGGACGGCTTGGCGGTTGATCGGACGCATTCGGCCGGAGCAGTGGTCGTACCGCCCGGCGGACAACATGCGTACGCTGCAGGAATTGGTACACCATATCGCCTCGCTGCCCGAGGTGGATGTCATGATCGCGAAGGAGGCGACCGAAGACGAGGTTCGCGCCGCGGAGAAGACGTACGCGCGATTGGATTGCGACGCGGAGGCGCTGACGGCGGCAATGGGGCGAGGGTTCGAAGGGTTGAAGCAGCATTACGGCGCCATGTCGGACGAGGAGTTTCTGCATCGGGCGACGACGCCGTATTACGTCAATCACCCGACGCTCCAATCGAGGTGGCTGCTGGAGACGGTCACGCATTTGTTCCATCACCGGTCCCAACTGTTTCAGTACGTGAAGGCGCTCGGACATGACGTAACGATGATGGATTTATACGTCCTATAGCCGCGCGACGCATTACTTGATTCCTGAACATCCTCCATAGTATCATCCCTAGAAAGCAGTAGGGAAGGAATGGGGGAGTGTCCGTTGACGTTCGAGTTTCTTGAGGGCTTCGATCGCATTCGCGGCGAAGAGATCGATCTGTCCCTTGCCTTCAAGGCGCCCGGGATCGAAGAGATCGGAATCGTTCCGTCCTATATTTTCGATATCGTACTGCACGGGACGTACGAGGTCGTCGGGAGGATCGACGTGCGTATCGGGATGAACCGGAACTTGTATTATGGGGGCCACATCGGTTATTCCGTGGAGGAAGCCTACCGCGGGAGAGGCTTCGCGGCGAAAGCGTGCCGACTCGTCCGGCGCGTCGCGGTCGCGCACGGCATGCGGACGGCGCTGATTACTTGCAATCCGGAGAACGCCGCCTCAAGGAAGACATGCGAGAATATCGGCGCGGTCCTGCAGGACATCGTCGATCTCCCGCCCGACAACGATATGTATCGAGAAGGCGAGCGGCGCAAGTGCGTCTACGAATGGAAGCTGGAAGATTGAAGCCGCGGGACCGCCGAACGTTAACAGAAATACCATGCCGCGATCATCGTTTCTTTACATTTGCCTGTTATCATGAAATCAGAAAAACCAAACCTTAGCGAAATTCTCGAAGAGGGAGTGTTGCTTGATGAATGGTTTTCCGATTTTGGTCGCGGTTGCGATCGCCGTGCTCATTGGCGTATGGTATTGGACGAAGAAGCGGTCCTGGAAGACGGTATACAAGCGGACGGAATTAACGGAGCAGGCGTCGGATCAATACGCGCTGCTGCAGGAGGAAGGCATTCGATGCCGCATCCGAAGCGTGCCGATCCGCACGAATATGAACGCGGGCGCCGTCGCGCAGGGCGGCCTAGAAGCGGTCGAGATGATGACGGTCGTCGAGGTCCACAGGAATGACTTGGAGCAGGCGAAGCGGTTGTTGGAAGAACGGGTACAGGGCCAATACGAGTTTATGTTCGAAGCATCCTAAAGAAATCCCCGGCACGGACGTGTCGGGGATTTTTGCGTTCTGGTACAATAGGATAAATTCGGAAAATGGGGTGGCCGCATGTTTCCAACAGTCGTCTTTGTTATCTCCTTCGGCATCGCCGCCGTCATGCTTCTCCTTTTCGCCTTGGGCTTTCGCATCATCATGCCTTCCTCGACGCAGTGGATCGGGTTCGGTATCGTACTCCTATTATTCGGCATCGGACTGTCCACGGCGGTTCAAGGCAGCGATCCGTGGGGGATTTTATTCTTGTCGTTCGGTCTCGCTTGCGGATTGATCGGTTTTCTGAAGAAAAGATAAAAAAGTCGAGTCTCGAGACAAACCGCTTTCCGGTTTCCGTCGTTGTTCCTTACGTAAGGAAACTTTTCCTAACGGGGAGGAACGTTGATGAAAACTTGGATACGGGGCGTACGGCTGGGGGTCGCGGCGGGGCTGCTGTCGCTGACCGCGGCGTTCGGCATCGGGGCGTCCGCGGCGGAGGATGATTTCACGTTGCAGTCGGACGCCGACGTCGCGGGACGACTCGGTCTTCTGCTTGGGGACGGCGACGGGCTGACAAGAGACTACTTGGAGAAGACGTCTACGCGATTGCAAGCGGCGTTGATCTCGCTGCGGTTGACCGGCAAGCTGCAGGAAGCGATGGATTACGAGCCGACGTCGAACTTTATCGACAAGGATTCGGTTTCGGTCGGGAATCAAGCGGTGCTGGGGTATTTGAAGGAACATCCGGAGCTCGGATGGCAAGGGTCCGGGGACGGGACGTTCGATCCGTTATCCGTCATCAGCTCGCAGCAGTTTTATAAAGTGATGCTCGAAGCGCTCGGTTATGCGGAGGGCGTAGACTTCGCGTATGCCGATACGGAAGCGTTCGCAGCCTCCAAAGGGCTGGGCGGCATTCGCGGCGAAGGCGAGCTGACGAACGCGCATCTGGCGACGGCGCTCGTCGAGAGCCTGGGGGCGACGACGTCCGAAGGCGGCACGCTGCTCGCGTCGCTCCAGGCTTCCGGCGTCGTAACGGCGGATGCGGCGCTGCCGACGGGGAAGCGACTCGCGCTCGCGAACGATCCGGAGCTCGGGACGGTGTTGACGAATTCGGAAGGCCGGACGTTGTATTTCTTTACGAAGGACGTCGCGGACTTGAATTCCTGTCAAGGCGGCTGCCTAACCAATTGGCCGATCTTCTACGAGGACGATCTGATCGTCCCCGCAACGCTGAAGGCGGACGACTTCGCCGTGTTCACCCGTTCGGACGGCGAGAAGCAGCTTACCTATAAGGGGTGGCCGCTCTACACGTTCGCGAAAGACGCGGCGGCGGGCGATGCGAACGGCGAAGGGGCGAACGGCGTCTGGTTCGCGGCGAAGCCCGATTACGCCGTCATGATCGGAACGTCGGCGGAGCATGGCGACTACTTAACGGATGCGTACGGCAATGCGCTTTATTATTTCGATAAGGACTCGCCGAACGCCAGCGCTTGCGCAGGGCAATGCGTCGCGAACTGGCCGTTGTTCATGGCCCATGGAGCGGTGCCTTCCACGCTGTCGGCGGACGATTTCGGCATGATCAACCATCCGGAGGGCGGCATGGTTTCGACCTTCAAGTCGTATCCGCTCTATTATTTCGCGAAGGATGCCGCATGGGGCGATACGCTCGGGCAGAACGTCAACAACGTCTGGTTCCTGGTGTCGCCGAAGACGTTCGAAGGCACGAGCGCCGAAGCGGGCGCGGGAGCGGGGACGGGGGCCGGCGCGCAGCAAGGGAAGACATACAACGTAGACATTCGGGAGTTCAGCTTCGGGAGCGAGCCGCTCACGGTCGAAGCCGGTTCGACCGTCGTCTTTACGAACTACGACGATATGGAGCATAACGCCGTCGCGGCGAACGGCGCGTTCGCTACGCCGCTGCTGAAGAAGGGCGAATCGTTCGCGATCACCTTGAACGAGGCGGGGACGTACGAATATTTCTGCGAGCCGCATAAGCGGTTTATGACGGGCACGATCATCGTGAAGTAATTCGGAGGAGGCGGAACGAGTGAGTCGATGGAAATATGCCGCGCGTTCGATGTCGATCGTCCTGCTGCTGTTCGCTGCGGCCTGCGGCTCGGCGGGGGGCGGCGGCTCGGGTGATACGCCTGCGACGCCGGCGGAGCAGCCGAAGGTCGAGCAGACTGCGCAGCACGCGGACGGGGAGTCGCATGAAGAGCCCGCGGCGTCGGAGCCGGAGCCGGCGACGTCCGGGCCGGCGGAAGGAGTCGAAGCTCCGCCGGCGGAGGAACCCGCAAAGACGGAAGAGCCGGCGGACGAACCGCCGGAGCAGCCAGCAGAGGAGCCTGTCGAGAAACCGGCCGCGCAGCCGGAGCCGGACCCTGCGCCGCCGCCTCCGAAGGCGGAGCCCGTTCGTCACGTCGTGGAAATCGTCGACTTCGCCTTTTCCCAGGATCGCTTGGAAATCAACGCGGGCGATACCGTCGTATTCGTAAATAAAGACGCGGTCGGGCATACGGCGACAGCCGAGGACGGGTCGTTCGATACCGGGATTCTGAAGCAAGGGGAAGAGAAGGAAGTGACGTTCGCCGAAGCCGGAGAGTTTCCGTATATTTGCACGCCTCACCCGGGAATGAAAGCGACGATTCTCGTGAAGTAGTCGGACACGGATATGGGAGGTGGGGGTGCCGTATGCTGCATCTATCCGACGGCGAGCTGATGCGGCTCGTCAAAGCGAAGCGTCGCGCCGCCTTGTCGGAGCTGTACGATCGATATGCCTCGCTCGTCTACTCGTTCGCCTTGAAGGCGATGAGAGAGGAGAGCGCGGCTCGGGAGGTCGTACAGACCGTCTTCTTGCGGTTGTGGACGACGGAATCCGAGTATGATCCCGAGAAAGGGGCGTTCTCGAGCTGGCTCGTCACGATCACGAGAAACATCGCGATCGATCGGAAGCGCCGCATCCGCAGAGAAGCCGAGCGACAGGCGGAGCTTGCGCCGGAGCGATGGGAGCGGATTCCCGACGAGACGAACGTCTCGCCTGAGGAGCTTGCGATCCAGAGCGGCATGCGGCAACAAATCCGCACGGCGTACCGGCATTTGTCCGCGCAGCAGATCGCGTTGCTGGAGCATTTCTATTGGAACGGGTACAGCCTTAGCGAGTTGTCGAAGCTGTACGGCCAACCGCTGGGGACGGTTAAGCATCGACTGCATCAGACGTTGAAAATATTACGAAGGCATCTGACCGCCGAAGGGGAGGGATGGTAATGCGCAAGAGCGATCGGGAACCGATCTGCGGCTTCCTGCTCGAGTATGTGTCCGGCAACGGAACCGAAGCGGAGCGACGCGCGTTCGAACGCCACCTCCCCGGATGTCCGGCTTGCACGGATGAGGCGGCAGAGCTTACCGAGGCTTGGGAGGGGGTGTCCGCGAACATGGAGCGGGTCGAACCGCCGGAGGATTTGAAGAAGCAAGTGCTCGACGCCGCGTTCGCTTCCGAGCCGCCGACGTCCGAGCCGCCGGCGTTCGAGCGGCCGCCTTCTCGGCCATGGCTGCGGTACGGCTTCGCGGCGGCGGCATCCGCCGTCATCGCCGTTATGGCGTTGTGGAATTACGAGCTTCAGTCGGACCGAAGCGCGATGCCGCTCCCGTTGGAAGAAGCGGCGTCGGTGTCCGCGGCGAGCATCGAGAGGCTGGTACCGCTCTACGCGTCGGCGGCGGCGGAGCGCGCTTACGGCGTCGCGTGCGTCGTGAACAACGGCCGCGATAAGCAGTTTATCGTCTACGTGTTCGGCGCGCAGCGAACCGAAGGGGAGGAAGCGTACCAAGTATGGCTATTGAAGGACGGCGAACGTTCGAGCGCCGGCACGTTCCGCGTGAACGAGGACGGCATCGGCGTACTCGCGATGCCGATCGCCACGGAGCCGCCGGCGTTCGATGCGATCGGCATTACGATCGAACCGGACGATCGGGGGGATCAGCCGAGGGGGGAGCGGGCGTTCGCCTCCTGACGGAAGGAGAACTTGGAAATCTGCCCTTGACACATCGGTTCGTCCGTTCCACTATGGAAGTAATCGACGACGAATAGGAGGGGGATTTTCCCATGGTACAACGTCCCGCAAGCGAGGAGTACAACCCGTATTTCGCCGTGTATATCGATCGCGTCCCGGATGGGGACATCGTGGAACAGCTTCGTAGGCAGCAATCGACGCTGGTCGAGCTGCTGGACGCGATTCCGTCGGAGAAGCTGACGTATCGATACGCGCCCGGCAAGTGGAGCGTCGCCCAGCTGATCGGACATATCGCGGATACGGAGCGGGTCATGAGCTATAGACTGCTGCGCGTGGCGCGAGGCGATCGGACGCCGCTGCCCGGCTTCGATCAGGATCTGTTCGTCGCGAATTCCAACTTCGACGAATGGACGGTCGGCAGCTTGAAGGACGAATACGAAGCGGTGCGGAAGTCGACGTTGTCGCTGCTCCAAGGACTGCCCGCATCGGCGTTCGCGTTCCGCGGCGTCGTCGGCGGCAACGAAACTTCGACCGCGGCGCTGGCGTACATTATCGCAGGTCATGAGCTGCATCACGTGGACATTTTGCGGCGTCTGTACCTGTAAGACGGAAAAAAAGTCGGTCCTGGAAGCGCGTTCCGGAACCGACTTTTTTCCGTTTCTTACAGTTTGAACACGTTCATCGATTGCTGCAGCTGGGAGACCAGCTTCGTCATCTGCTCCGACTGGGCGACGATCGCCCTTACGGCGGCGATCTGTTCGGACATCGACGCGGACACCTGCTCCGTGCCGGCCGCGGATTGCTGCGTGAAGGCGGAAATGTTCTCGACGATGCCGGAAATTTGCTTCGAGCTCTCTAACATCTGCTCGCTCTCCTCCGCGAAGACGGCGATCTGTTCGGAGATGAACGTTACGTTGCGCACGATCTCCGAGAACACTTGCTCCGTCTCGGCGATGAGTCGCGTCTGCTCCTCGACGATCTGTTCGTTCTCCGACATCGAAACGAGCGCCTTCTCGATGCTCTGTTCGATCGTACGTACGAGCTTGAACACTTCCTTCGTCGAGCCGGTCGACTCTTCGGCGAGCTTGCGCACTTCTTGCGCGACGACCGCGAAGCCGAGTCCGTGCTCGCCCGCGCGGGCCGCTTCGATCGAAGCGTTCAGGGAAAGCAGATTCGTCTGCTCGGCGATCTCCGATATCGTGCGCGTAATTTGGGAGA
The DNA window shown above is from Paenibacillus antri and carries:
- a CDS encoding DJ-1/PfpI family protein, with amino-acid sequence MRMAFVLFDKMTLLDFSGFCEAVTWLRMLNAFDDVTWEFCADREQVTDDRGLTMRAGRVSPNLSEYDLVFIPGGMSTRQLRYDAAFLDWIRTAKDVPYQVSVCTGALIWGAAGFLEGKRATTNPSAYELLEPYCAEVAKERFVKDGNVFTGGGVSASIDLGLYVVESLAGPDVAKLAQAKLDYPYYTLQS
- a CDS encoding YqjF family protein gives rise to the protein MTRDLDADHRPWPLPQRPWVMKQTWDRLLFAHWPVRPDELRDLIPRELTLDTFDGAAWVAVVPFGMSGIRLRGLPPIPGTAAFPEINVRTYVAHQGKPGVYFFSLDATNPVAVASARRFFRLPYVRADISVDSTAEGVVHYRSRRTHRNAAPAEFVAWYAPVSEPFRAAAGSLERWLTERYALYTVRRGDVYRGDIHHDPWPLQLAQADIRTNTMAAAAGIALSDAPPLLHYAHKLDVLLWTLEKTLEKG
- a CDS encoding helix-turn-helix transcriptional regulator, with the protein product MTRSQRLMELLVEINRRRQFTAGEMAEAFGVSKRTILRDLQELEAIGVPLYSEVGPHGGYRLMKERLLPPIAFTEEEAAAMFLAYESLQQLGELPFEAETRTALAKFYSYMPADAKQRIDSMRHRIEFKIPKRPVGSPHLKLLLSASVARQPLRIVYDSKEGAQERTIHPVGVYAENGFWYCPAYCRLREDYRLFRADRILEAEPDGDAPSDVPSADVHLGDWRRHASDTFFRWVSLEVRLTRNGVRRAIAEEWMADGIQVNEDGSGSYAGRIPKPDLSYFASLFLSMGTDAEVIEPAELVDDIRDRLRQLQQQYL
- a CDS encoding DinB family protein, which translates into the protein MTNGTAKMKEQLFEEFELGMRTAWRLIGRIRPEQWSYRPADNMRTLQELVHHIASLPEVDVMIAKEATEDEVRAAEKTYARLDCDAEALTAAMGRGFEGLKQHYGAMSDEEFLHRATTPYYVNHPTLQSRWLLETVTHLFHHRSQLFQYVKALGHDVTMMDLYVL
- a CDS encoding GNAT family N-acetyltransferase codes for the protein MTFEFLEGFDRIRGEEIDLSLAFKAPGIEEIGIVPSYIFDIVLHGTYEVVGRIDVRIGMNRNLYYGGHIGYSVEEAYRGRGFAAKACRLVRRVAVAHGMRTALITCNPENAASRKTCENIGAVLQDIVDLPPDNDMYREGERRKCVYEWKLED
- a CDS encoding DUF2007 domain-containing protein; amino-acid sequence: MNGFPILVAVAIAVLIGVWYWTKKRSWKTVYKRTELTEQASDQYALLQEEGIRCRIRSVPIRTNMNAGAVAQGGLEAVEMMTVVEVHRNDLEQAKRLLEERVQGQYEFMFEAS
- a CDS encoding plastocyanin/azurin family copper-binding protein, with the translated sequence MKTWIRGVRLGVAAGLLSLTAAFGIGASAAEDDFTLQSDADVAGRLGLLLGDGDGLTRDYLEKTSTRLQAALISLRLTGKLQEAMDYEPTSNFIDKDSVSVGNQAVLGYLKEHPELGWQGSGDGTFDPLSVISSQQFYKVMLEALGYAEGVDFAYADTEAFAASKGLGGIRGEGELTNAHLATALVESLGATTSEGGTLLASLQASGVVTADAALPTGKRLALANDPELGTVLTNSEGRTLYFFTKDVADLNSCQGGCLTNWPIFYEDDLIVPATLKADDFAVFTRSDGEKQLTYKGWPLYTFAKDAAAGDANGEGANGVWFAAKPDYAVMIGTSAEHGDYLTDAYGNALYYFDKDSPNASACAGQCVANWPLFMAHGAVPSTLSADDFGMINHPEGGMVSTFKSYPLYYFAKDAAWGDTLGQNVNNVWFLVSPKTFEGTSAEAGAGAGTGAGAQQGKTYNVDIREFSFGSEPLTVEAGSTVVFTNYDDMEHNAVAANGAFATPLLKKGESFAITLNEAGTYEYFCEPHKRFMTGTIIVK
- a CDS encoding cupredoxin domain-containing protein codes for the protein MSRWKYAARSMSIVLLLFAAACGSAGGGGSGDTPATPAEQPKVEQTAQHADGESHEEPAASEPEPATSGPAEGVEAPPAEEPAKTEEPADEPPEQPAEEPVEKPAAQPEPDPAPPPPKAEPVRHVVEIVDFAFSQDRLEINAGDTVVFVNKDAVGHTATAEDGSFDTGILKQGEEKEVTFAEAGEFPYICTPHPGMKATILVK
- a CDS encoding sigma-70 family RNA polymerase sigma factor — its product is MLHLSDGELMRLVKAKRRAALSELYDRYASLVYSFALKAMREESAAREVVQTVFLRLWTTESEYDPEKGAFSSWLVTITRNIAIDRKRRIRREAERQAELAPERWERIPDETNVSPEELAIQSGMRQQIRTAYRHLSAQQIALLEHFYWNGYSLSELSKLYGQPLGTVKHRLHQTLKILRRHLTAEGEGW
- a CDS encoding anti-sigma factor, with the translated sequence MRKSDREPICGFLLEYVSGNGTEAERRAFERHLPGCPACTDEAAELTEAWEGVSANMERVEPPEDLKKQVLDAAFASEPPTSEPPAFERPPSRPWLRYGFAAAASAVIAVMALWNYELQSDRSAMPLPLEEAASVSAASIERLVPLYASAAAERAYGVACVVNNGRDKQFIVYVFGAQRTEGEEAYQVWLLKDGERSSAGTFRVNEDGIGVLAMPIATEPPAFDAIGITIEPDDRGDQPRGERAFAS
- a CDS encoding DinB family protein, translated to MVQRPASEEYNPYFAVYIDRVPDGDIVEQLRRQQSTLVELLDAIPSEKLTYRYAPGKWSVAQLIGHIADTERVMSYRLLRVARGDRTPLPGFDQDLFVANSNFDEWTVGSLKDEYEAVRKSTLSLLQGLPASAFAFRGVVGGNETSTAALAYIIAGHELHHVDILRRLYL